From the genome of Triticum aestivum cultivar Chinese Spring chromosome 3B, IWGSC CS RefSeq v2.1, whole genome shotgun sequence, one region includes:
- the LOC123071087 gene encoding probable glycerol-3-phosphate dehydrogenase [NAD(+)] 2, cytosolic: MGGAEDGAHAAGGHASNGHANGAVEEKVDELRRVMGKADGDPLRIVGVGAGAWGSVFCALLQDAYGHLRDKVQLRIWRRPGRAVDRATAEHLFNVINAREDVLRRLIRRCAYLKYVEGRLGDRTLYADEILRDGFCLNMIDTPLCPLKVVTNLQEAVWDADIVINGLPSTETRVVFGEIGRYWKERVNAPVIISLTKGIEASLDPVPRIITPTQMISKATKVPLDNILYLGGPNIASEIYNKEYANARICGTDKWRKPLAKFLRQPHFIVWDNSDLITHEVMGGLKNVYAIGAGMVAALTNESATSKSVYFALCTSEMIYITHLLEEEPEKLAGPLLADTYVTLLKGRNAWYGHKLAKGELTLEMGDSIKGKGTIQGVSAVDAFYKLLSQDSLSVMHPEAKKSVAPVEMCPILKTLHKILIKRELPTESILQAIRDESMCDPRERIEMARGQSLYRPSILGQPNGDVKA, from the exons ATGGGCGGAGCGGAGGACGGGGCGCACGCGGCGGGGGGCCACGCATCCAACGGGCACGCCAATGGGGCCGTGGAGGAGAAGGTGGACGAGCTGCGGCGGGTGATGGGGAAGGCCGACGGGGACCCGCTCCGGATCGTCGGCGTCGGGGCCGGGGCCTGGGGCAGCGTCTTCTGCGCGCTCCTGCAGGACGCCTACGGCCACCTCCGCGACAAGGTGCAGCTCCGCATCTGGCGCCGCCCCGGCCGCGCCGTCGACCGCGCCACCGCCGAGCACCTATTCAACGTCATCAACGCGCGCGAGGACGTCCTGCGCCGCCTGATCCGCCGATGCGCCTACCTCAAGTACGTCGAGGGCCGCCTCGGGGATCGCACGCTCTACGCCGACGAGATACTCAGGGACGGCTTCTGCCTCAACATGATCGACACCCCGCTCTGCCCGCTCAAGGTCGTCACCAACCTGCAGGAGGCCGTCTGGGACGCTGACATTGTCATCAACGGCCTGCCATCCACGGAGACGAGGGTTGTGTTTGGGGAGATTGGGAGGTACTGGAAGGAGAGGGTTAATGCCCCAGTCATCATCTCGCTCACCAAAGGGATAGAAGCATCCCTGGATCCGGTGCCGCGGATCATAACTCCGACACAGATGATTAGCAAAGCAA CTAAGGTTCCATTGGATAATATTCTATATCTTGGTGGTCCTAACATCGCATCTGAAATATATAATAAAGAATATGCGAATGCTCGTATTTGTGGAACTGACAAATGGAGGAAACCTCTTGCTAAATTTTTGAGGCAACCTCATTTTATTGTCTGGGATAATAGTGATCTCATCACTCATGAAGTCATGGGAGGTTTGAAAAATGTGTACGCTATTGGTGCTG GTATGGTGGCAGCACTAACCAATGAGAGTGCTACCAGCAAGTCTGTTTACTTTGCACTTTGCACATCCGAAATGATCTACATCACCCACCTTCTGGAAGAAGAACCCGAAAAACTTGCTGGACCGTTATTAGCTGACACTTATGTCACATTGTTGAAAGGTCGTAATGCATGGTATGGGCATAAGTTAGCTAAAGGGGAACTGACTCTGGAAATGGGTGATAGCATAAAAGGCAAAGGGACAATCCAG GGTGTCTCTGCGGTCGATGCATTTTATAAACTTCTCAGTCAGGATAGTTTGAGTGTAATGCATCCAGAAGCCAAAAAATCTGTTGCGCCAGTTGAGATGTGCCCCATCTTGAAAACACTTCATAAAATTTTGATCAAGAG GGAACTTCCTACTGAGTCGATTCTTCAGGCTATAAGAGATGAGTCAATGTGTGATCCGCGTGAAAGAATTGAGATGGCACGGGGCCAGTCACTTTACCGACCATCTATTCTTGGTCAACCAAATGGAGATGTGAAAGCTTAG